In Lachancea thermotolerans CBS 6340 chromosome H complete sequence, a single genomic region encodes these proteins:
- the SEC31 gene encoding Sec31p (similar to uniprot|P38968 Saccharomyces cerevisiae YDL195W SEC31 involved in protein transport from endoplasmic reticulum to Golgi Component (p150) of COPII coat of secretory pathway vesicles) produces MVKLAEYPRTATFAWSYDRSPLLATGTASGTIDADFSSESTLEIWSLLSPHEATPQASITADAKFNDLDWSHDNAIIAGALENGVVEFFAPEEPRSVAKLAQHTTPVKTVTFNARQHNVLCSGGSKGEIYIWDANKIETPGYAPFVPGTAMTPMDEIYSLAWNQNQAHVFASAGSSGYASIWDLKAKKEVIHLSYASPVTGQRNQLSIVEWHPNNSTRIATASGNDSDPSILIWDLRNANVPMQVLSQPHTKGVLSLDWCKQDETLLLSSGRDNVCVLWNPEEGQSLTQYPTRGNWCFKTKFAPQTPDLFASASFDNKIEVQTLQNVTCSLDTDATATKQRESETEFWNNVSVQDANEKPIVKKLQAPAWYGNKSQAAQWAFGGKLVQITSDKKGVKISKPAIPGAEKNVLLDKALETKDFNPIINKRLVQSIDATNEEDWNLLEKLSLDGKDAFLSEALAFDDEDTDETKEKDVKDDGGDFFSSLNEKFVPEGSFRLDASDKLNDLFKSLVRGDKKSAISSALEQDLLLESLLIALDSDDQTLKQKVKNAYFTKHGKTSSLARVLHCVSEGDADDLVKNIEVDQWKYAVKAIDSYTSDLSKKNELFIALGDRLSDAGNRQDALLLYLSAQSLDKVASIWLKEFVGLESKLESKKETVYEAHLECLTEFVERFTVFISLISDDQHQSLANEELIAKFLEFVNLTSSNGDFDLALKFLEILPGDNEDVVTEKQRVLIASNKLPSAATKSQKPRYAGGNVLSGTSVAGLGLTNDRTPGGVKMPPAQPMQTVNPSAPFAPSTPFNQQTPLRSRAASFAAPAPELLKSNPYAPASTQATTGSKYAPPPITSPSSAPRGSSVASSVPITHKNAGTYAPAVAQPSVAGAVPPNPYAPSAGAYGNFSGQPAYSQPLKPVANVIGASAPGANSMSPPLAPPASNAASGQTPHLNKNANDGWNDLPLNVKEKPTRAKAVSVAPVSVAPSSAAPGPQVNFGSIPPPPLSRVTSSANLQTPVPQRVPSKTYTPPNGSASPASVNPYAPPLASAAPAPVVPSNPYAPSAVSTGQPVPGNPYAPAAAMPSNPYASPPPNGAPQPHLGKSYGPGSGLNGLSAPPASQKAPIGPPPKHMKRRTHASNDIDSANAILESVQKRSEAPTPQVGGAPPTSIPKNQPLSEVTSSGTTPAPLAAEQGSSSGIPVEQQPIVDFLSSELGRVTPLIPQEYTKQLKDCNKRLRILFGHLERQDLLTQPTVDKLHSIVALMKERRYADAMQVHVDIATNHAQEAGNWLTGVKRLIGIAEVTSS; encoded by the coding sequence ATGGTAAAGCTTGCGGAGTATCCTCGTACCGCGACTTTTGCGTGGTCTTATGACCGGTCGCCTTTGTTGGCAACCGGCACAGCGTCGGGCACCATTGACGCGGATTTCTCCAGCGAATCGACTTTGGAGATTTGGTCCCTGCTGTCGCCACACGAGGCGACCCCCCAAGCGTCAATTACCGCGGACGCCAAGTTTAACGATCTGGACTGGTCGCATGATAACGCAATCATAGCAGGTGCGCTTGAGAATGGTGTTGTCGAGTTTTTTGCGCCCGAGGAACCACGGTCAGTTGCCAAGCTCGCGCAGCACACTACGCCCGTGAAAACAGTGACGTTCAACGCCAGGCAGCACAATGTGCTGTGTTCTGGTGGCAGCAAGGGCGAAATTTACATTTGGGATGCCAACAAGATCGAGACGCCTGGCTACGCACCCTTTGTGCCAGGCACTGCCATGACCCCTATGGACGAGATTTACTCTCTCGCGTGGAACCAAAACCAGGCACATGTGTTTGCGTCCGCAGGATCATCAGGATATGCCTCTATCTGGGACTTGAAAGCGAAAAAGGAAGTTATTCACCTAAGCTACGCTTCTCCGGTTACAGGTCAGAGAAACCAACTCTCGATTGTCGAGTGGCACCCAAATAACTCGACAAGAATCGCCACTGCTAGCGGTAATGACAGTGATCCTTCAATTCTGATCTGGGATCTTAGAAATGCCAACGTTCCTATGCAAGTCCTGTCGCAACCTCATACCAAAGGAGTTTTGTCGCTCGACTGGTGCAAGCAGGACGAAACCCTTCTTTTGTCGAGCGGGCGTGATAACGTTTGTGTCTTGTGGAAcccagaagaaggacaaagCCTGACCCAGTACCCCACCCGCGGAAACTGGTGTTTCAAGACCAAGTTCGCCCCCCAGACTCCTGACCTCTTTGCATCCGCGTCCTTTGATAACAAAATTGAAGTGCAGACGCTTCAGAATGTTACATGCAGTTTGGACACAGACGCAACTGCCACAAAGCAGCGGGAGTCGGAAACGGAGTTCTGGAACAACGTGTCGGTTCAGGATGCCAACGAGAAGCCAATcgtcaagaagctgcaagcGCCAGCGTGGTACGGAAACAAATCACAAGCCGCTCAATGGGCATTTGGTGGCAAGCTTGTTCAGATCACAAGCGACAAGAAGGGCGTCAAGATAAGCAAACCGGCTATTCCCGGTGCCGAGAAAAATGTTCTGTTGGACAAGGCGTTGGAGACCAAAGACTTTAACCCAATTATCAACAAGAGACTTGTTCAGAGTATTGATGCCAccaatgaagaagactggaACTTGTTGGAGAAGCTATCTCTCGATGGAAAGGACGCTTTCTTGAGCGAGGCTCTAGCGTTCGACGATGAGGATACTGATGAGACTAAGGAGAAAGATGTGAAAGATGATGGGGgtgactttttcagcagcctAAATGAAAAGTTCGTTCCAGAAGGCTCTTTCCGTCTTGATGCCTCCGATAAACTGAACGATCTCTTTAAAAGCCTTGTGAGGGGCGACAAGAAGAGTGCTATTTCTAGTGCCTTGGAACAGGATCTTCTACTTGAATCTCTTTTGATTGCTTTAGATTCTGATGATCAAACTCTCAAGCAAAAGGTCAAAAACGCCTATTTCACCAAACATGGTAAAACATCGTCCCTCGCGAGGGTTTTACACTGTGTATCTGAAGGGGATGCAGACgatcttgtcaaaaacattgaagTTGACCAATGGAAGTACGCTGTCAAGGCCATCGATTCATACACCTCAGACCTCTCGAAGAAGAACGAGCTTTTCATTGCCTTGGGCGATAGACTTTCCGACGCTGGCAACAGGCAAGATGCATTGCTTCTATACCTAAGTGCGCAATCTCTTGACAAGGTTGCCAGTATATGGCTAAAGGAATTTGTGGGTTTGGAAAGCAAGCTCgagtcaaagaaagaaacTGTGTACGAGGCTCACTTGGAATGTCTGACcgagtttgttgaaaggTTCACCGTCTTCATTAGTTTGATCAGCGACGATCAGCATCAAAGCCTTGCTAATGAAGAACTTATcgccaagttcttggaattTGTTAATCTAACCTCTTCAAACGGAGACTTTGACTTGGCTCTCAAATTCCTCGAAATACTTCCAGGTGATAACGAAGATGTCGTTACAGAAAAACAGCGTGTCTTGATCGCTTCGAACAAGCTTCCTTCCGCTGCCACAAAGTCTCAAAAGCCTAGATATGCTGGCGGCAATGTTCTGAGTGGTACTTCTGTTGCCGGCTTAGGTTTGACTAATGATCGCACCCCAGGTGGTGTAAAGATGCCGCCAGCTCAGCCAATGCAGACAGTTAACCCTTCCGCGCCTTTTGCTCCTAGCACTCCATTTAACCAGCAAACGCCTTTGAGGTCACGCGCTGCCTCCTTTGCAGCCCCAGCGCCcgagttgttgaagtcaaaCCCATACGCGCCTGCCTCTACTCAGGCCACGACAGGCAGCAAGTACGCTCCGCCACCTATCACATCTCCTAGCAGTGCCCCACGCGGCTCTAGTGTGGCCTCTTCAGTTCCAATCACACACAAGAATGCTGGCACTTATGCCCCAGCCGTAGCACAACCCTCTGTGGCAGGAGCTGTTCCACCTAACCCTTACGCTCCTAGCGCCGGTGCATATGGAAACTTCAGTGGCCAACCTGCTTATTCACAGCCGCTCAAGCCAGTGGCCAATGTAATTGGCGCCTCAGCTCCGGGGGCGAACAGCATGTCCCCTCCTCTGGCACCTCCTGCCTCTAATGCTGCATCTGGCCAAACTCCACACTTGAACAAGAACGCAAACGATGGTTGGAACGACTTACCTTTGAACGTCAAGGAGAAACCAACTCGTGCCAAGGCAGTTTCTGTCGCCCCTGTGAGTGTGGCTCCCTCATCTGCTGCGCCTGGTCCTCAGGTGAATTTTGGCTCTATTCCACCACCTCCTCTTTCCCGTGTGACATCTTCAGCGAACCTGCAGACTCCAGTTCCTCAGCGTGTTCCATCCAAGACATATACCCCTCCAAACGGGAGCGCTTCTCCAGCATCTGTTAACCCATATGCACCACCACTAGCCTCTGCGGCTCCCGCTCCCGTAGTGCCAAGCAATCCTTATGCTCCCTCTGCAGTCTCTACAGGCCAGCCAGTCCCAGGCAACCCCTACGCTCCAGCGGCAGCCATGCCCTCAAACCCATACGCCTCACCACCACCAAATGGTGCACCACAGCCACATTTAGGCAAATCCTATGGTCCTGGAAGCGGACTTAATGGGCTGAGTGCTCCTCCTgcatctcaaaaagcacCAATTGGCCCACCTCCAAAACACatgaagagaagaactcATGCTTCCAACGACATTGACTCTGCTAACGCTATCTTGGAGTCTGTTCAAAAAAGGTCAGAGGCTCCGACTCCACAAGTTGGCGGCGCTCCTCCTACGAGCATCCCAAAGAACCAGCCATTGTCTGAAGTGACCTCATCCGGGACCACTCCAGCGCCGCTAGCAGCAGAGCAGGGATCTTCGTCTGGAATTCCGGTCGAGCAGCAACCCATTGTTGACTTTCTATCCTCCGAGCTCGGCCGCGTTACCCCATTAATTCCTCAAGAGTACACCAAGCAGCTTAAAGATTGTAACAAGAGGCTACGTATTCTCTTTGGTCACCTAGAAAGACAAGATCTGCTGACACAGCCTACAGTTGACAAGCTACATTCCATTGTTGCACTAATGAAAGAACGGCGCTATGCTGACGCTATGCAAGTTCACGTTGACATCGCCACCAACCACGCTCAAGAAGCCGGGAACTGGTTAACTGGTGTGAAGAGGCTGATCGGTATTGCCGAAGTTACTTCCAGCTGA
- a CDS encoding sugar porter family MFS transporter (similar to uniprot|P10870 Saccharomyces cerevisiae YDL194W SNF3 glucose sensor) translates to MAKGKTLKSMHDHAGELEKRSVLDRNVREFSKKLSSLWFKRRLSDKSPQEINMGTGIENEVTNDDGSTGSHLNFNNLESTLFLQPSRPQSSFMSILVGVFVAVGGFLYGYDTGLINNITEMDYVKTHFASNKQQFTAKEMSILVSFLSLGTFVGALAAPFISDTWGRKSTIIISTFLIFMVGNSLQVAANGTTLLVIGRVFSGVGVGFISAVVPLYQSEAAQKWVRGAIISTYQWAITWGLLVSSAVSQGTHNRQDASSYRIPIGLQFVWSCILGFGMLFLPESPRYYVLKDQLDLAAKSLAFLRGVPEDDSGLLEELVEIKANYDYEMSFGSFSYLDCFKSSKSRTKQKLRMFTGIAIQAFQQFSGINFIFYYGVNFFSKTGIGGSYLVSFITYAVNVGFNIPGLFLVEYMGRRKVLIFGGILMTAANFVIAIVGCVEKSVIADKIVIAFVCLFIASFSATWGGCVWAISAELYPLGVRSKCTAICAASNWLVNFICALITPYLIDTGNHTSSLGTKIFFIWGSLNAVGVVIVYVAVYETRGLTLEEIDLLYRLSPNSLASDSWNNRIRKAPGTIQQIRNNESRFESEATTVDSHRQNQAPDLGHASQPSASGSSYEDPAPLKRAESPVHNYVDLGNGLALTTYNRGPPSLLMDSSDDGESQIGAEGGSFSRDTDENSSSLNDYMIQWMNCQSQRSCGSNAEKGSHNSHTQGPRT, encoded by the coding sequence ATGGCAAAGGGTAAGACGCTAAAAAGTATGCATGACCACGCCGGTGAGTTGGAAAAGAGGAGTGTGCTAGACAGGAATGTCCGGGAATtcagcaagaagctctcGTCGCTGTGGTTCAAGCGAAGACTAAGTGATAAATCACCACAAGAGATTAATATGGGAACAGGAATCGAAAATGAAGTGACAAATGATGACGGATCCACTGGATCACATCTtaatttcaacaacttAGAGTCAACGCTATTCCTGCAACCTTCCCGCCCTCAGTCGAGCTTCATGTCGATCCTAGTAGGCGTTTTCGTTGCTGTAGGTGGCTTTCTTTATGGCTATGACACTGGACTCATTAACAACATCACCGAAATGGACTACGTTAAAACTCATTTTGCATCCAACAAGCAACAGTTCACAGCGAAGGAGATGTCTATTCTTGTGTCGTTTTTGTCACTTGGAACCTTCGTGGGCGCGCTGGCCGCACCTTTCATTTCAGACACTTGGGGGCGCAAATCAACTATAATCATAAGCACTTTTCTGATATTCATGGTGGGAAATTCCTTACAAGTGGCTGCGAACGGAACAACTCTGTTAGTCATAGGTCGCGTTTTTTCTGGAGTGGGGGTGGGTTTTATATCTGCAGTAGTTCCGTTGTACCAAAGTGAAGCAGCTCAGAAGTGGGTAAGAGGAGCCATTATTTCCACATACCAGTGGGCTATAACTTGGGGCCTGTTGGTTTCGAGCGCTGTTTCTCAGGGTACCCACAACCGCCAGGACGCTTCTTCTTATAGAATACCTATTGGGCTGCAGTTTGTCTGGTCATGTATCCTTGGATTCGGAATGCTATTTTTGCCCGAGAGTCCTCGCTATTATGTCTTGAAGGATCAGTTAGACCTCGCAGCTAAATCCTTGGCATTCTTACGAGGGGTCCCGGAGGATGACTCAGGCCTCCTAGAAGAATTGGTTGAGATAAAAGCCAATTACGACTACGAAATGTCTTTTGGGAGCTTCTCATATCTGGATTGCTTCAAATCCAGCAAAAGTCGAACTAAACAGAAACTCAGAATGTTTACAGGAATCGCGATACAAGCATTTCAGCAATTTTCCGGCATAAATTTTATATTCTACTACGGGGTcaattttttcagcaaGACCGGCATCGGCGGCAGCTACCTGGTCTCTTTCATCACCTACGCAGTGAACGTTGGCTTCAATATCCCCGGATTATTTTTGGTTGAGTATATGGGGAGAAGGAAAGTTTTAATATTTGGAGGTATTCTCATGACGGCGGCAAACTTCGTGATTGCCATCGTTGGGTGCGTTGAAAAGTCAGTAATCGCAGACAAAATTGTAATCGCCTTTGTCTGTCTTTTCATTGCCTCTTTTTCGGCCACTTGGGGTGGTTGCGTCTGGGCAATTTCAGCAGAACTATACCCGCTGGGAGTGCGCTCCAAGTGCACTGCAATTTGTGCTGCGTCGAACTGGCTGGTAAATTTCATTTGCGCGCTGATTACGCCATACCTGATCGATACTGGTAATCACACCTCGTCGCTTGGAACAAAGATTTTTTTCATTTGGGGGAGCCTGAACGCAGTGGGAGTCGTGATTGTTTACGTGGCAGTTTACGAGACAAGGGGGCTGACTTTGGAAGAGATTGACTTACTTTACCGACTGTCGCCCAACAGTCTGGCGTCTGACTCTTGGAATAACAGGATACGCAAAGCGCCAGGTACCATCCAACAGATCAGAAATAACGAATCACGATTTGAGTCGGAGGCGACCACAGTGGACAGTCATCGACAAAACCAGGCGCCCGATTTGGGCCATGCATCCCAACCAAGCGCATCAGGCTCTAGTTACGAGGACCCTGCACCGTTGAAAAGGGCAGAAAGCCCCGTACACAACTACGTGGACCTTGGAAACGGCCTGGCGCTAACTACGTACAATCGGGGTCCACCATCATTACTTATGGACTCTTCCGATGATGGAGAATCGCAAATCGGCGCAGAAGGCGGGTCTTTCTCGCGCGATACGGATGAAAATTCAAGTAGTCTAAACGACTATATGATTCAGTGGATGAATTGCCAAAGTCAGCGCAGCTGCGGTTCAAACGCTGAGAAAGGATCACATAACTCGCATACACAAGGACCAAGAACGTAA
- the NUS1 gene encoding ditrans,polycis-polyprenyl diphosphate synthase (similar to uniprot|Q12063 Saccharomyces cerevisiae YDL193W NUS1), translated as MSKIKERVLRAQDDECKTSHRDKQRVSVVTNATRKSGKPGVTDVKGAVGSVLLTPPDSEAVRRKLESQKGVLGKSSGKIEFIFYKILLCVLYMLYACARYTQYHYNRAKILILNLAYSPSNTPQLIRQDVLKLQKLPKRLAAIVEKKREGDVGGGVSGVLNDGSDLVAWTISAGIKHLALYDFDGHLKRNVDEFRKSVFHKLTKYYDPSNVPKFAIRIPQWNKVYFNAPGQEADDTTSKKVAIEISLLSNRDGRETIIELTRTMADLCAQNEMQLSDITMKLIDSELTQLVGHEPDLLLYFGPNLDLQGFPPWHIRLTEFYWEQDNDQVTYSVFIRGLKKYAACKINVGK; from the coding sequence atgAGCAAAATAAAGGAACGCGTCCTGAGGGCGCAGGATGATGAGTGTAAGACAAGCCATCGCGACAAACAGCGTGTTTCGGTGGTTACGAATGCCACGCGAAAGTCGGGCAAGCCTGGGGTTACTGACGTGAAAGGTGCTGTCGGTTCTGTTTTGTTGACCCCGCCAGATAGTGAAGCTGTGAGGagaaaacttgagagtCAAAAGGGAGTTCTGGGCAAGAGCAGTGGTAAAATCGAGTTCATTTTTTATAAGATACTTCTCTGTGTCTTGTACATGTTGTACGCGTGCGCGCGTTATACGCAATACCACTACAATCGAGCCAAGATTCTGATTTTGAACCTCGCGTACAGTCCGTCGAATACGCCGCAGCTGATTCGGCAGGATGTGctaaaacttcaaaaattgccCAAGCGCTTAGCCGCAATAGTTGAGAAAAAGCGCGAGGGCGACGTTGGCGGCGGCGTGAGTGGCGTACTCAACGATGGTAGCGATCTTGTTGCCTGGACCATCTCAGCTGGCATAAAACACCTCGCGCTATATGACTTCGACGGCCATCTCAAACGCAACGTCGACGAATTTCGCAAGAGCGTTTTCCACAAGTTAACGAAGTACTACGATCCAAGCAATGTTCCCAAGTTTGCTATACGAATCCCACAATGGAACAAGGTATACTTCAACGCCCCCGGCCAAGAGGCAGACGATACGACCTCGAAAAAGGTTGCCATCGAGATTTCCCTGCTGTCCAACCGCGATGGCCGCGAAACCATTATTGAGCTCACCAGGACCATGGCTGACCTATGTGCGCAGAACGAAATGCAGCTCTCAGACATCACTATGAAGCTGATCGACTCAGAGCTGACCCAGCTCGTCGGCCACGAGCCTGATCTCCTACTCTACTTTGGCCCCAACCTCGACCTGCAAGGGTTTCCACCTTGGCATATCCGTCTCACCGAGTTTTACTGGGAGCAGGACAACGACCAGGTGACCTACTCTGTTTTTATTAGgggcttgaagaagtacgCCGCTTGCAAGATCAACGTGGGGAAATAA
- a CDS encoding KLTH0H02200p (highly similar to uniprot|P11076 Saccharomyces cerevisiae YDL192W ARF1 ADP-ribosylation factor GTPase of the Ras superfamily involved in regulation of coated formation vesicles in intracellular trafficking within the Golgi functionally interchangeable with Arf2p) — translation MGLYISKLFNSLVGSKEMRILMVGLDGAGKTTVLYKLKLGEVVTTIPTIGFNVETVEYKNISFTVWDVGGQDKIRPLWRHYFRNTEGIIFVVDSNDRSRISEAREVLQRMLNEDEIRNAALLVFANKQDLPEAMSAAEITEKLGLHSIRQRPWFIQATCATSGEGLYEGLEWLSNSLKNQN, via the coding sequence ATGGGTCTCTAcatttcaaagcttttcaacagtCTCGTGGGCTCCAAGGAGATGCGTATTTTGATGGTCGGTCTTGACGGTGCCGGTAAGACTACTGTGTTGTACAAGCTGAAGCTAGGCGAGGTTGTCACCACCATCCCTACTATCGGTTTCAACGTCGAGACTGTCGAATACAAGAACATCTCGTTTACCGTTTGGGATGTCGGTGGACAGGACAAGATCAGACCTTTGTGGAGACACTACTTCAGAAACACCGAGGGTATCATCTTTGTCGTGGACTCCAACGACAGATCACGTATCTCTGAAGCCAGAGAGGTTCTGCAAAGAATGTTGAACGAGGACGAGATCAGAAACGCAGCATTACTAGTGTTCGCCAACAAGCAGGATTTGCCAGAGGCCATGTCTGCTGCCGAGATCACTGAGAAGCTGGGCCTACACTCGATCAGACAACGTCCATGGTTCATCCAGGCCACCTGTGCCACCTCCGGCGAGGGTCTTTACGAGGGTTTAGAGTGGCTGAGCAACAGTCTGAAGAACCAGAACTGA
- a CDS encoding KLTH0H02222p (highly similar to uniprot|P19146 Saccharomyces cerevisiae YDL137W ARF2 ADP-ribosylation factor GTPase of the Ras superfamily involved in regulation of coated formation vesicles in intracellular trafficking within the Golgi functionally interchangeable with Arf1p), translating to MGTSFSKLFSSLFGHKEMRILMVGLDGAGKTTVLYKLKLGEVVTTIPTIGFNVETVEYKNISFTVWDVGGQDKIRPLWRHYFRNTEGIIFVVDSNDRSRISEAREVLQRMLNEDEIRNAVLLVFANKQDLPEAMSAAEITEKLGLHSIRQRPWFIQATCATSGEGLYEGLEWLSNNLKNQS from the coding sequence ATGGGTACTTcgttttccaagctgtTCAGCAGCCTTTTCGGCCACAAAGAGATGCGTATATTGATGGTCGGTCTTGACGGTGCCGGTAAGACTACTGTGTTGTACAAGCTGAAGCTAGGCGAGGTTGTCACCACCATCCCTACTATCGGTTTCAACGTCGAGACTGTCGAATACAAGAACATCTCGTTCACCGTTTGGGATGTCGGTGGACAGGACAAGATCAGACCTTTGTGGAGACACTACTTCAGAAACACCGAGGGTATCATCTTTGTCGTGGACTCCAACGACAGATCACGTATCTCTGAAGCCAGAGAGGTTCTGCAAAGAATGTTGAACGAGGACGAGATCAGAAACGCGGTCTTGTTGGTGTTCGCTAACAAGCAGGATTTGCCAGAGGCCATGTCTGCTGCCGAGATCACTGAGAAGCTGGGCCTACACTCGATCAGACAACGTCCATGGTTCATCCAGGCCACCTGTGCCACCTCCGGTGAGGGTCTGTACGAGGGTTTGGAATGGTTGAGCAACAATTTGAAGAACCAATCATAA
- the RPL35A gene encoding 60S ribosomal protein uL29 (highly similar to uniprot|P39741 Saccharomyces cerevisiae YDL191W RPL35A and YDL136W RPL35B, proteins component of the large (60S) ribosomal subunit): MAGIKAYELRTKSKEQLESQLLDLKKELAALKVQKLSRPSLPKIHTVRKDIARVLTIVNENQRNAVKELYKGAKYQPKDMRAKKTRALRRALTKFEASRTTEKQRKKQIAFPQRKFAIKA; encoded by the exons ATG GCCGGTATCAAAGCTTACGAACTAAGAACCAAGTCCAAGGAGCAATTGGAGTCCCAGTTGCtcgacttgaagaaggaattGGCCGCCTTGAAGGTCCAGAAGTTGTCTAGACCTTCTTTGCCAAAGATTCACACCGTCAGAAAGGACATCGCTCGTGTCTTGACCATCGTCAACGAGAACCAAAGAAACGCTGTCAAGGAGTTGTACAAGGGTGCCAAGTACCAGCCAAAGGACATGAgagccaagaagaccagaGCTTTGAGAAGAGCTTTGACCAAGTTCGAGGCTTCCAGAACCACCgagaagcaaagaaagaagcaaatTGCTTTCCCACAAAGAAAGTTCGCTATCAAGGCTTAA